Proteins encoded together in one Dechloromonas sp. HYN0024 window:
- a CDS encoding P-II family nitrogen regulator, which yields MVAQLSPCKLLTVVCEASLEPAVVADLLALDVHGYTISDARGSGAHGRRDAAWPPSANIRIEVLCAEKTALTILDHLQENYYANFGMVTFLSDVLVMRPEKF from the coding sequence ATGGTCGCCCAACTGTCGCCCTGCAAGTTGCTGACCGTCGTTTGCGAGGCCAGCCTTGAGCCGGCCGTGGTGGCCGACCTGCTTGCCCTTGATGTCCATGGCTACACCATTTCGGACGCCCGGGGCAGCGGTGCCCATGGTCGTCGTGACGCAGCATGGCCGCCCAGCGCAAACATACGGATCGAGGTTTTGTGTGCCGAGAAAACAGCCCTGACCATCCTCGATCACTTGCAAGAGAACTACTACGCCAATTTTGGCATGGTGACCTTTCTGTCGGATGTTCTGGTGATGCGGCCTGAGAAGTTCTAG
- the purE gene encoding 5-(carboxyamino)imidazole ribonucleotide mutase produces MESTRGPVIGIVMGSQSDWPVMQAAAQICDDFAVPYEAKVVSAHRTPDLLFDYAEKASSRGLHAIIAGAGGAAHLPGMLAAKSLVPVLGVPVPSKHLKGVDSLLSIVQMPKGVPVATFAIGEAGAANAALFAIASLAMTQIGKEVGLLEKLADFRREQERNVLSMSLERSQ; encoded by the coding sequence ATGGAAAGTACACGCGGGCCGGTGATCGGCATTGTTATGGGTTCACAATCCGACTGGCCGGTCATGCAGGCCGCCGCGCAGATCTGTGACGATTTTGCGGTGCCCTACGAGGCAAAAGTGGTATCGGCCCACCGCACCCCCGATTTGTTGTTTGACTACGCCGAGAAAGCGAGTAGTCGGGGCCTCCATGCCATTATCGCCGGGGCCGGCGGAGCGGCTCACCTCCCCGGCATGCTGGCGGCAAAATCGCTGGTGCCGGTACTCGGCGTGCCGGTACCGTCAAAGCATCTGAAAGGTGTGGACTCGTTGCTTTCAATTGTTCAAATGCCCAAAGGGGTACCCGTTGCGACCTTCGCCATTGGCGAAGCCGGTGCGGCCAATGCGGCACTGTTCGCCATTGCTTCGCTGGCCATGACGCAGATTGGCAAGGAAGTCGGATTACTCGAGAAACTGGCCGATTTCCGGCGCGAACAGGAGCGCAATGTGCTGTCCATGAGCCTGGAGAGATCACAATGA